In one Coriobacteriia bacterium genomic region, the following are encoded:
- a CDS encoding MDR family MFS transporter, which translates to MQLRALPHGQKMAVFGGVLLALLLGALDQTIVGPAIPQIVRELGGMEMLAWLFTIYSLTSTIAVPLVGKLSDLYGRKWFYIGGISLFMAGSVACGLAGTDAVNQVLVPLGITPMMQLIIARGIQGLGGGAMMANGMAVVGDLFEPRERGKYQGFTGAIFGLASVVGPAVGGWITDVATWRWIFLVNIPLGLLAIGVLLFSMPRPVHGQQHSIDWWGAIALVVGLVPLLLALNWGGGYYEWVSAAILGLFAVAAFALIVFVQIERRASEPILDMVLFKDRAFSMSMLALFFSGVGMFGSIMFLPLFMQVVQGASAASSGQLLIPMMLSMVAGSIVCGQIISRTGHYKWLGVGGLTVATGGMLLLSGLEVDTTRTSLVLAMILVGAGVGVTMPLFAISLQSQFQTRIGEVTAAVQFFRSIGGTVGVALLGGVMNAAFATNLEALVARDAVKFGALTPALTKLAAEPAKLLNAGAVETISQQMPAGTERIMAVFLVDLQLALSDAIAQTFLIGAGMMLISVVAMVFLREVPLAAKVKAPLSGEEIGGELIVSESVQPAEHEPVLVEVEDDSDVER; encoded by the coding sequence ATGCAACTGAGAGCTCTCCCGCACGGCCAGAAGATGGCGGTGTTCGGCGGCGTGCTGCTGGCGCTGCTTCTCGGTGCGCTCGATCAGACGATCGTCGGGCCCGCGATACCTCAGATCGTGCGCGAGCTGGGCGGCATGGAGATGCTGGCCTGGCTGTTCACGATCTACTCGCTGACATCAACGATCGCCGTGCCGCTCGTGGGCAAACTGTCCGACCTCTACGGGCGCAAGTGGTTCTACATCGGCGGCATCTCGCTGTTCATGGCGGGCTCGGTGGCGTGCGGGCTTGCCGGTACTGATGCCGTGAACCAGGTGCTTGTGCCGCTGGGCATCACGCCGATGATGCAGCTCATCATCGCACGGGGAATCCAGGGTCTGGGCGGCGGCGCGATGATGGCCAACGGCATGGCCGTCGTGGGCGACCTGTTCGAGCCTCGCGAGCGCGGCAAGTATCAGGGCTTCACGGGAGCGATCTTCGGCCTGGCCTCGGTCGTGGGCCCGGCAGTCGGCGGATGGATCACCGACGTGGCCACGTGGCGCTGGATCTTCCTCGTGAACATCCCGCTCGGGCTGCTCGCCATAGGCGTGCTGTTGTTCTCGATGCCGCGACCCGTGCACGGGCAGCAGCATTCCATCGACTGGTGGGGAGCCATCGCGCTCGTCGTCGGCCTGGTGCCGCTGCTGCTCGCCTTGAACTGGGGTGGCGGGTACTACGAGTGGGTCTCTGCGGCCATCCTCGGGCTGTTTGCCGTGGCGGCCTTCGCTCTGATCGTGTTCGTGCAGATCGAACGCCGCGCATCCGAACCGATCCTCGACATGGTGCTGTTCAAGGACCGGGCGTTCTCCATGAGCATGCTGGCGCTGTTCTTCTCGGGCGTGGGCATGTTCGGATCGATCATGTTCTTGCCGCTGTTCATGCAGGTGGTTCAGGGTGCGAGCGCCGCATCTTCGGGGCAGCTGCTGATTCCCATGATGCTGTCCATGGTGGCCGGATCGATCGTGTGCGGACAGATCATCTCCCGGACGGGTCACTACAAGTGGCTCGGCGTGGGGGGCCTGACCGTGGCGACGGGCGGCATGCTCCTGCTCTCAGGCCTCGAGGTGGACACCACGCGAACGAGCTTGGTTCTTGCGATGATTCTCGTCGGAGCTGGAGTTGGCGTGACGATGCCGCTCTTCGCGATATCGCTGCAGTCGCAGTTCCAGACCCGGATAGGCGAAGTCACCGCCGCAGTCCAGTTCTTCCGCTCGATCGGCGGCACCGTCGGTGTCGCGCTTCTCGGTGGGGTCATGAACGCCGCCTTCGCGACGAACCTCGAGGCGCTGGTTGCGCGGGATGCGGTGAAGTTCGGTGCCCTGACGCCCGCCCTCACCAAGCTTGCGGCAGAGCCCGCGAAGCTGCTGAACGCCGGTGCCGTCGAGACGATCTCGCAGCAGATGCCGGCGGGTACGGAGCGCATCATGGCCGTCTTCCTCGTCGATCTGCAGCTGGCTTTGTCTGACGCGATCGCGCAGACGTTCCTCATCGGGGCCGGCATGATGCTCATCTCCGTGGTGGCCATGGTGTTCCTGCGCGAGGTGCCCTTGGCCGCCAAGGTGAAGGCGCCGCTGTCGGGCGAGGAGATCGGTGGCGAGCTGATCGTCTCGGAGAGCGTGCAACCCGCGGAGCATGAGCCGGTACTCGTGGAAGTCGAAGATGACAGCGACGTCGAGCGCTGA